A single genomic interval of Prunus dulcis chromosome 5, ALMONDv2, whole genome shotgun sequence harbors:
- the LOC117627383 gene encoding RHOMBOID-like protein 12, mitochondrial isoform X2 — protein MQRLLSLKLASNLPKNLPNSSTTSSLFHFQPHKTLCLTKPPQTQTQSYFFSSFPACPIHHLPHSWRFQHTLTQKIHGFLSNPLLKRHFFLGFPNTLMRVSSKSLSSEFKPAGFFRAKIRQHIFKFNPNESSSWRSWFRRVSEGEVVLGLIIANVAMFMLWRIADNSFMVKNFTISLDNFTSGRLHTLITCAFSHIDAGHVTSNMLGLYVFGKRIERIFGPEFFLKLYLAGAVGGSVFFLVHKAYLAASSKSGQPMKMDPSKIQGLGASGAVTAIMLLDIFLFPKSTIYLELLIPVPAMLVVSLFHQGDQRISGSAHLGGAAVAAIAWARIRRGRF, from the exons atgcaGAGGCTCCTTTCTTTGAAACTAGCCTCAAACCTCCCCAAAAATCTCCCAAACTCCTCCACTACCTCTTCACTCTTCCACTTCCAACCTCACAAAACGCTTTGTCTCACCAAACCACCCCAAACCCAAACTCAAAGCTACTTCTTTAGCTCCTTTCCTGCATGCCCGATTCACCATCTTCCTCATTCATGGAGGTTTCAGCACACTCTCACACAAAAAATCCATGGGTTTCTCTCCAACCCATTACTCAAACGgcacttttttttgggtttcccAAATACCCTTATGAGAGTCTCAAGCAAGAGTCTTTCATCAGAGTTCAAACCTGCTGGTTTTTTCAGAGCCAAAATTCGCCAACACATTTTTAAGTTCAACCCAAATGAGAGTTCCTCCTG GAGATCATGGTTCCGAAGGGTATCAGAGGGTGAGGTGGTTTTGGGATTGATTATAGCTAATGTTGCCATGTTTATGTTGTGGAGGATTGCAGATAATAGCTTCATGGTGAAGAATTTTACC ATTTCATTAGACAATTTTACAAGTGGACGTTTGCACACATTGATAACTTGTGCATTCAGTCATATCGATGCTGGGCATGTCACTTCAAACATGCTTGGACTATATGTTTTTGGGAAGCGT ATTGAAAGAATTTTTGGGCCcgagttttttttaaagctgTATCTAGCTGGGGCTGTTGGTGGCTCGGTCTTCTTCTTGGTGCACAAAGCCTACCTGGCTGCGTCATCGAAG AGCGGACAACCGATGAAGATGGACCCATCAAAGATACAGGGACTG GGCGCAAGTGGGGCGGTTACTGCGATCATGTTGCTTGATATATTCCTCTTCCCAAAATCTACCATCTACTTGGAGCTTCTCATACCAGTTCCTGCCATGCTGGTGGTAAGTTTGTTTCATCAG GGAGACCAACGTATCTCAGGATCTGCACACTTGGGTGGTGCTGCAGTTGCAGCCATAGCCTGGGCTCGAATTCGGAGGGGACGTTTCTGA
- the LOC117627383 gene encoding RHOMBOID-like protein 12, mitochondrial isoform X1: protein MQRLLSLKLASNLPKNLPNSSTTSSLFHFQPHKTLCLTKPPQTQTQSYFFSSFPACPIHHLPHSWRFQHTLTQKIHGFLSNPLLKRHFFLGFPNTLMRVSSKSLSSEFKPAGFFRAKIRQHIFKFNPNESSSWRSWFRRVSEGEVVLGLIIANVAMFMLWRIADNSFMVKNFTISLDNFTSGRLHTLITCAFSHIDAGHVTSNMLGLYVFGKRIERIFGPEFFLKLYLAGAVGGSVFFLVHKAYLAASSKSGQPMKMDPSKIQGLGASGAVTAIMLLDIFLFPKSTIYLELLIPVPAMLVGIYIIAKDLMRIIRGDQRISGSAHLGGAAVAAIAWARIRRGRF, encoded by the exons atgcaGAGGCTCCTTTCTTTGAAACTAGCCTCAAACCTCCCCAAAAATCTCCCAAACTCCTCCACTACCTCTTCACTCTTCCACTTCCAACCTCACAAAACGCTTTGTCTCACCAAACCACCCCAAACCCAAACTCAAAGCTACTTCTTTAGCTCCTTTCCTGCATGCCCGATTCACCATCTTCCTCATTCATGGAGGTTTCAGCACACTCTCACACAAAAAATCCATGGGTTTCTCTCCAACCCATTACTCAAACGgcacttttttttgggtttcccAAATACCCTTATGAGAGTCTCAAGCAAGAGTCTTTCATCAGAGTTCAAACCTGCTGGTTTTTTCAGAGCCAAAATTCGCCAACACATTTTTAAGTTCAACCCAAATGAGAGTTCCTCCTG GAGATCATGGTTCCGAAGGGTATCAGAGGGTGAGGTGGTTTTGGGATTGATTATAGCTAATGTTGCCATGTTTATGTTGTGGAGGATTGCAGATAATAGCTTCATGGTGAAGAATTTTACC ATTTCATTAGACAATTTTACAAGTGGACGTTTGCACACATTGATAACTTGTGCATTCAGTCATATCGATGCTGGGCATGTCACTTCAAACATGCTTGGACTATATGTTTTTGGGAAGCGT ATTGAAAGAATTTTTGGGCCcgagttttttttaaagctgTATCTAGCTGGGGCTGTTGGTGGCTCGGTCTTCTTCTTGGTGCACAAAGCCTACCTGGCTGCGTCATCGAAG AGCGGACAACCGATGAAGATGGACCCATCAAAGATACAGGGACTG GGCGCAAGTGGGGCGGTTACTGCGATCATGTTGCTTGATATATTCCTCTTCCCAAAATCTACCATCTACTTGGAGCTTCTCATACCAGTTCCTGCCATGCTGGTG GGGATCTATATAATTGCGAAAGATCTCATGAGGATAATACGG GGAGACCAACGTATCTCAGGATCTGCACACTTGGGTGGTGCTGCAGTTGCAGCCATAGCCTGGGCTCGAATTCGGAGGGGACGTTTCTGA
- the LOC117627383 gene encoding RHOMBOID-like protein 12, mitochondrial isoform X3: MQRLLSLKLASNLPKNLPNSSTTSSLFHFQPHKTLCLTKPPQTQTQSYFFSSFPACPIHHLPHSWRFQHTLTQKIHGFLSNPLLKRHFFLGFPNTLMRVSSKSLSSEFKPAGFFRAKIRQHIFKFNPNESSSWRSWFRRVSEGEVVLGLIIANVAMFMLWRIADNSFMVKNFTIERIFGPEFFLKLYLAGAVGGSVFFLVHKAYLAASSKSGQPMKMDPSKIQGLGASGAVTAIMLLDIFLFPKSTIYLELLIPVPAMLVGIYIIAKDLMRIIRGDQRISGSAHLGGAAVAAIAWARIRRGRF; the protein is encoded by the exons atgcaGAGGCTCCTTTCTTTGAAACTAGCCTCAAACCTCCCCAAAAATCTCCCAAACTCCTCCACTACCTCTTCACTCTTCCACTTCCAACCTCACAAAACGCTTTGTCTCACCAAACCACCCCAAACCCAAACTCAAAGCTACTTCTTTAGCTCCTTTCCTGCATGCCCGATTCACCATCTTCCTCATTCATGGAGGTTTCAGCACACTCTCACACAAAAAATCCATGGGTTTCTCTCCAACCCATTACTCAAACGgcacttttttttgggtttcccAAATACCCTTATGAGAGTCTCAAGCAAGAGTCTTTCATCAGAGTTCAAACCTGCTGGTTTTTTCAGAGCCAAAATTCGCCAACACATTTTTAAGTTCAACCCAAATGAGAGTTCCTCCTG GAGATCATGGTTCCGAAGGGTATCAGAGGGTGAGGTGGTTTTGGGATTGATTATAGCTAATGTTGCCATGTTTATGTTGTGGAGGATTGCAGATAATAGCTTCATGGTGAAGAATTTTACC ATTGAAAGAATTTTTGGGCCcgagttttttttaaagctgTATCTAGCTGGGGCTGTTGGTGGCTCGGTCTTCTTCTTGGTGCACAAAGCCTACCTGGCTGCGTCATCGAAG AGCGGACAACCGATGAAGATGGACCCATCAAAGATACAGGGACTG GGCGCAAGTGGGGCGGTTACTGCGATCATGTTGCTTGATATATTCCTCTTCCCAAAATCTACCATCTACTTGGAGCTTCTCATACCAGTTCCTGCCATGCTGGTG GGGATCTATATAATTGCGAAAGATCTCATGAGGATAATACGG GGAGACCAACGTATCTCAGGATCTGCACACTTGGGTGGTGCTGCAGTTGCAGCCATAGCCTGGGCTCGAATTCGGAGGGGACGTTTCTGA